A region of Chelonoidis abingdonii isolate Lonesome George chromosome 8, CheloAbing_2.0, whole genome shotgun sequence DNA encodes the following proteins:
- the ILKAP gene encoding integrin-linked kinase-associated serine/threonine phosphatase 2C isoform X3, whose protein sequence is MSEHAGSSGTEALKGGSLLFDDLPPSSSSGKEAQTGPLLFDDLPPVSSADSGAAGPLLFDDLPPASSGDSASRITEQVSAVGNHGKGEKRKVSEEEENGHEELVEKKVCKASGGIFGLKGYMAERKGEREEMQDAHVILNDITEECRPLPPQITRVSYFAVFDGHGGVRASKFAAQNLHQNLIRKFPKGEVVSVEKTVKRCLLDSFKHTDEEFLRQASSQKPAWKDGSTATCVLAVDNILYIANLGDSRAILCRYNKESQKHTALSLSKEHNPTQYEERMRIQKAGGNVRDGRVLGVLEVSRSIGDGQYKRSGVISVPDIKRCQLTHNDRFIMLACDGLFKVFSPEEAVNFILSCLEDKNIQTREGKSAADARYEAACNRLASKAVQRGSADNVTVVVVQIEH, encoded by the exons atgtctgaacatgcaggatcttcag GGACCGAAGCACTGAAAGGAGGATCTTTGCTTTTTGATGATCTCCCACCATCTAGCAGCTCAG GGAAAGAAGCACAAACAGGGCCTTTGCTTTTTGATGATCTTCcaccggtcagcagtgctgactcaG GGGCAGCAGGACCTTTGCTCTTTGATGATCTCCCACCAGCCAGCAGTGGTGACTCAG CTTCACGCATCACTGAGCAGGTCTCAGCAGTAGGAAATcatgggaaaggagagaagaggaaagtctcagaggaagaggagaatggcCATGAAGAACTTGTGGAAAAGAAAGTTTGTAAAG CATCTGGAGGCATCTTTGGACTGAAAGGTTATATggcagagaggaaaggggaaCGAGAGGAGATGCAGGATGCACATGTCATCTTGAATGACATCACTGAGGAGTGCAGACCCCTTCCCCCTCAAAT AACCCGTGTTTCATACTTTGCCGTTTTTGATGGCCATGGGGGAGTTCGAGCTTCAAAATTTGCAGCACAAAATTTGCACCAAAACCTGATTAGGAAATTTCCTAAAG GAGAGGTAGTCAGTGTGGAGAAAACAGTGAAGAGATGCCTTCTGGACTCTTTCAAACATACAGATGAGGAGTTCCTGAGGCAGGCCTCCAGTCA GAAGCCTGCCTGGAAGGATGGTTCCACAGCCACCTGTGTCCTGGCTGTAGATAATATCCTTTACATTGCCAACCTTGGAGACAGCCGG GCGATTTTGTGTCGTTACAACAAGGAAAGTCAGAAACATACAGCCTTAAGTCTCAGTAAAGAACACAACCCTACCCAATATGAGGAGCGAATGAGGATACAGAAGGCTGGAGGAAATGTCAG GGACGGACGAGTGCTGGGTGTGCTGGAGGTTTCCCGCTCCATTGGGGATGGACAGTACAAGCGCAGTGGTGTCATTTCTGTACCAGATATCAAACGCTGCCAGCTCACACACAATGACAG GTTCATTATGCTGGCCTGTGATGGCCTCTTCAAGGTCTTCTCACCAGAAGAAGCTGTAAACTTCATCTTGTCCTGCCTGGAG GACAAGAATATCCAAACAAGAGAAGGAAAATCAGCAGCTGACGCTCGATATGAAGCAGCCTGTAACAGGCTGGCCAGCAAAGCAGTGCAGCGAGGTTCTGCGGATAATGTCACTGTAGTGGTGGTCCAGATCGAGCACTGA
- the ILKAP gene encoding integrin-linked kinase-associated serine/threonine phosphatase 2C isoform X1 codes for MDIQQHPSIMPTIINFRAKGERSRNTGTEALKGGSLLFDDLPPSSSSGKEAQTGPLLFDDLPPVSSADSGAAGPLLFDDLPPASSGDSASRITEQVSAVGNHGKGEKRKVSEEEENGHEELVEKKVCKASGGIFGLKGYMAERKGEREEMQDAHVILNDITEECRPLPPQITRVSYFAVFDGHGGVRASKFAAQNLHQNLIRKFPKGEVVSVEKTVKRCLLDSFKHTDEEFLRQASSQKPAWKDGSTATCVLAVDNILYIANLGDSRAILCRYNKESQKHTALSLSKEHNPTQYEERMRIQKAGGNVRDGRVLGVLEVSRSIGDGQYKRSGVISVPDIKRCQLTHNDRFIMLACDGLFKVFSPEEAVNFILSCLEDKNIQTREGKSAADARYEAACNRLASKAVQRGSADNVTVVVVQIEH; via the exons atggacatccagcaacatccctccataatgccaactataataaacttcagagctaagggtgaacgtTCAAGAAATACAG GGACCGAAGCACTGAAAGGAGGATCTTTGCTTTTTGATGATCTCCCACCATCTAGCAGCTCAG GGAAAGAAGCACAAACAGGGCCTTTGCTTTTTGATGATCTTCcaccggtcagcagtgctgactcaG GGGCAGCAGGACCTTTGCTCTTTGATGATCTCCCACCAGCCAGCAGTGGTGACTCAG CTTCACGCATCACTGAGCAGGTCTCAGCAGTAGGAAATcatgggaaaggagagaagaggaaagtctcagaggaagaggagaatggcCATGAAGAACTTGTGGAAAAGAAAGTTTGTAAAG CATCTGGAGGCATCTTTGGACTGAAAGGTTATATggcagagaggaaaggggaaCGAGAGGAGATGCAGGATGCACATGTCATCTTGAATGACATCACTGAGGAGTGCAGACCCCTTCCCCCTCAAAT AACCCGTGTTTCATACTTTGCCGTTTTTGATGGCCATGGGGGAGTTCGAGCTTCAAAATTTGCAGCACAAAATTTGCACCAAAACCTGATTAGGAAATTTCCTAAAG GAGAGGTAGTCAGTGTGGAGAAAACAGTGAAGAGATGCCTTCTGGACTCTTTCAAACATACAGATGAGGAGTTCCTGAGGCAGGCCTCCAGTCA GAAGCCTGCCTGGAAGGATGGTTCCACAGCCACCTGTGTCCTGGCTGTAGATAATATCCTTTACATTGCCAACCTTGGAGACAGCCGG GCGATTTTGTGTCGTTACAACAAGGAAAGTCAGAAACATACAGCCTTAAGTCTCAGTAAAGAACACAACCCTACCCAATATGAGGAGCGAATGAGGATACAGAAGGCTGGAGGAAATGTCAG GGACGGACGAGTGCTGGGTGTGCTGGAGGTTTCCCGCTCCATTGGGGATGGACAGTACAAGCGCAGTGGTGTCATTTCTGTACCAGATATCAAACGCTGCCAGCTCACACACAATGACAG GTTCATTATGCTGGCCTGTGATGGCCTCTTCAAGGTCTTCTCACCAGAAGAAGCTGTAAACTTCATCTTGTCCTGCCTGGAG GACAAGAATATCCAAACAAGAGAAGGAAAATCAGCAGCTGACGCTCGATATGAAGCAGCCTGTAACAGGCTGGCCAGCAAAGCAGTGCAGCGAGGTTCTGCGGATAATGTCACTGTAGTGGTGGTCCAGATCGAGCACTGA
- the ILKAP gene encoding integrin-linked kinase-associated serine/threonine phosphatase 2C isoform X2, which translates to MDLFGDFPEPDPSAAGTEALKGGSLLFDDLPPSSSSGKEAQTGPLLFDDLPPVSSADSGAAGPLLFDDLPPASSGDSASRITEQVSAVGNHGKGEKRKVSEEEENGHEELVEKKVCKASGGIFGLKGYMAERKGEREEMQDAHVILNDITEECRPLPPQITRVSYFAVFDGHGGVRASKFAAQNLHQNLIRKFPKGEVVSVEKTVKRCLLDSFKHTDEEFLRQASSQKPAWKDGSTATCVLAVDNILYIANLGDSRAILCRYNKESQKHTALSLSKEHNPTQYEERMRIQKAGGNVRDGRVLGVLEVSRSIGDGQYKRSGVISVPDIKRCQLTHNDRFIMLACDGLFKVFSPEEAVNFILSCLEDKNIQTREGKSAADARYEAACNRLASKAVQRGSADNVTVVVVQIEH; encoded by the exons GGACCGAAGCACTGAAAGGAGGATCTTTGCTTTTTGATGATCTCCCACCATCTAGCAGCTCAG GGAAAGAAGCACAAACAGGGCCTTTGCTTTTTGATGATCTTCcaccggtcagcagtgctgactcaG GGGCAGCAGGACCTTTGCTCTTTGATGATCTCCCACCAGCCAGCAGTGGTGACTCAG CTTCACGCATCACTGAGCAGGTCTCAGCAGTAGGAAATcatgggaaaggagagaagaggaaagtctcagaggaagaggagaatggcCATGAAGAACTTGTGGAAAAGAAAGTTTGTAAAG CATCTGGAGGCATCTTTGGACTGAAAGGTTATATggcagagaggaaaggggaaCGAGAGGAGATGCAGGATGCACATGTCATCTTGAATGACATCACTGAGGAGTGCAGACCCCTTCCCCCTCAAAT AACCCGTGTTTCATACTTTGCCGTTTTTGATGGCCATGGGGGAGTTCGAGCTTCAAAATTTGCAGCACAAAATTTGCACCAAAACCTGATTAGGAAATTTCCTAAAG GAGAGGTAGTCAGTGTGGAGAAAACAGTGAAGAGATGCCTTCTGGACTCTTTCAAACATACAGATGAGGAGTTCCTGAGGCAGGCCTCCAGTCA GAAGCCTGCCTGGAAGGATGGTTCCACAGCCACCTGTGTCCTGGCTGTAGATAATATCCTTTACATTGCCAACCTTGGAGACAGCCGG GCGATTTTGTGTCGTTACAACAAGGAAAGTCAGAAACATACAGCCTTAAGTCTCAGTAAAGAACACAACCCTACCCAATATGAGGAGCGAATGAGGATACAGAAGGCTGGAGGAAATGTCAG GGACGGACGAGTGCTGGGTGTGCTGGAGGTTTCCCGCTCCATTGGGGATGGACAGTACAAGCGCAGTGGTGTCATTTCTGTACCAGATATCAAACGCTGCCAGCTCACACACAATGACAG GTTCATTATGCTGGCCTGTGATGGCCTCTTCAAGGTCTTCTCACCAGAAGAAGCTGTAAACTTCATCTTGTCCTGCCTGGAG GACAAGAATATCCAAACAAGAGAAGGAAAATCAGCAGCTGACGCTCGATATGAAGCAGCCTGTAACAGGCTGGCCAGCAAAGCAGTGCAGCGAGGTTCTGCGGATAATGTCACTGTAGTGGTGGTCCAGATCGAGCACTGA
- the ILKAP gene encoding integrin-linked kinase-associated serine/threonine phosphatase 2C isoform X4: protein MDLFGDFPEPDPSAAGKEAQTGPLLFDDLPPVSSADSGAAGPLLFDDLPPASSGDSASRITEQVSAVGNHGKGEKRKVSEEEENGHEELVEKKVCKASGGIFGLKGYMAERKGEREEMQDAHVILNDITEECRPLPPQITRVSYFAVFDGHGGVRASKFAAQNLHQNLIRKFPKGEVVSVEKTVKRCLLDSFKHTDEEFLRQASSQKPAWKDGSTATCVLAVDNILYIANLGDSRAILCRYNKESQKHTALSLSKEHNPTQYEERMRIQKAGGNVRDGRVLGVLEVSRSIGDGQYKRSGVISVPDIKRCQLTHNDRFIMLACDGLFKVFSPEEAVNFILSCLEDKNIQTREGKSAADARYEAACNRLASKAVQRGSADNVTVVVVQIEH, encoded by the exons GGAAAGAAGCACAAACAGGGCCTTTGCTTTTTGATGATCTTCcaccggtcagcagtgctgactcaG GGGCAGCAGGACCTTTGCTCTTTGATGATCTCCCACCAGCCAGCAGTGGTGACTCAG CTTCACGCATCACTGAGCAGGTCTCAGCAGTAGGAAATcatgggaaaggagagaagaggaaagtctcagaggaagaggagaatggcCATGAAGAACTTGTGGAAAAGAAAGTTTGTAAAG CATCTGGAGGCATCTTTGGACTGAAAGGTTATATggcagagaggaaaggggaaCGAGAGGAGATGCAGGATGCACATGTCATCTTGAATGACATCACTGAGGAGTGCAGACCCCTTCCCCCTCAAAT AACCCGTGTTTCATACTTTGCCGTTTTTGATGGCCATGGGGGAGTTCGAGCTTCAAAATTTGCAGCACAAAATTTGCACCAAAACCTGATTAGGAAATTTCCTAAAG GAGAGGTAGTCAGTGTGGAGAAAACAGTGAAGAGATGCCTTCTGGACTCTTTCAAACATACAGATGAGGAGTTCCTGAGGCAGGCCTCCAGTCA GAAGCCTGCCTGGAAGGATGGTTCCACAGCCACCTGTGTCCTGGCTGTAGATAATATCCTTTACATTGCCAACCTTGGAGACAGCCGG GCGATTTTGTGTCGTTACAACAAGGAAAGTCAGAAACATACAGCCTTAAGTCTCAGTAAAGAACACAACCCTACCCAATATGAGGAGCGAATGAGGATACAGAAGGCTGGAGGAAATGTCAG GGACGGACGAGTGCTGGGTGTGCTGGAGGTTTCCCGCTCCATTGGGGATGGACAGTACAAGCGCAGTGGTGTCATTTCTGTACCAGATATCAAACGCTGCCAGCTCACACACAATGACAG GTTCATTATGCTGGCCTGTGATGGCCTCTTCAAGGTCTTCTCACCAGAAGAAGCTGTAAACTTCATCTTGTCCTGCCTGGAG GACAAGAATATCCAAACAAGAGAAGGAAAATCAGCAGCTGACGCTCGATATGAAGCAGCCTGTAACAGGCTGGCCAGCAAAGCAGTGCAGCGAGGTTCTGCGGATAATGTCACTGTAGTGGTGGTCCAGATCGAGCACTGA